A stretch of DNA from Deltaproteobacteria bacterium:
GCTTTGTTAATACCACCGCTATGGCCGATATCGGTTATACTCCCGAGGAGTTGATCGGTAAAGATGCAGATTGCTTTATACACCCGGAAGACAAGGAGGCGGTTGCGATAAAGACCCGTGCGATGCTGAAGGCGAAAGATCCTACGCCATACGAATATAGAATTGTCACCAAGCAGGGACAGATCATGTGGGTGATGCAAACGAGCACCTATATTCAATATGAAGGGAAGACTGCCATTCTTGGTAATGCAATGGATATCACTGAGCATAAGCGGGCCGAGGAGGCGCTGAGGGAATCGGAAGATAAGTTCAGGATTCTCGCGGAAAAGGCAATCGTCGGGGTTTACCTTATTCAGGACGGCGTATTTAAATATGTTAATCCCAGAGGGGCGGATATATTGGGGTATTCGGTGGATGAACTTACTATGAAGCCCCCAAAAGATTTTGTAGCTCCCGAAGATTGGCCGATGGTAAGAGAGTATTTTCGTCAGCGGCTCTCCGGTGAAGTTGATTCCCTTCACTACGAATTAAAAATGGTGAAGAAAGGTGGTGAAGTCATTATCGTGGAAGCTTATGGTTCACAGATAATATATAATGGTCAACCGGCAATCTTGGGGACCCTTCTTGACATATCAGACCGCAAGCGTGCCGAGGAAGAGCAGCTCCACCGTGAAAAACTTCAGAGTATCCTGGAAATGGCAGGAGCGATCTGCCATGAAATGAATCAACCCATGCAGATCATCTCAGGATATTCCGAGTTATTATTAAAGAATATTTCGGAAGATGATCCTATCCATGGCAAACTTGATATGATACACAAGCAAACTCAACGGATGGGTTCTATAACAAGAAAGTTAATGAAAATAAAAGAGTATCAAACTCAAGATTATGCGGGAGTCAGCCGAATTATTGATATTAATAAGAGTTCGGGAAAAGATGCTGAATAAACTGAAACTGCATATGAGAAGGTGGTCATTATGAATGAGAAAAAGATTTTAGTCGTTGACGATGAAGTTTCCATTCTGGATATGCTGAAAGATGCTTTCAGTTCAGCCGGATATACTGTATTGACCGCCGAAAGCGCTGAAAATGCAATAAAAATTTTCAGACAAGAAAGCATTATGGTCATGTTTCTGGACCTTAATCTTCCCGGTATGAGTGGTATGGAACTCTGTAAATTGATTAGGAAACAGAATCAAATTGGTATTATTTACGCCTTTACCGGCTATAGTAACTTTTATGGCTTGTTAGATTGTCGTGCAGCCGGTTTTGACGATTTTTTTGTTAAGCCTGTTAAACTTGATGTACTCTTAAAGGCAGCTCAAGAGGCATTTGAAAAACTTGAACGCTGGGAAATCGACAACTACGGGTTAACATAATATCAATGCCCACTCCACCGTAATACGCCAACCTCATAACAGAAGTTAACAGCAGTATTCCCTTTTAGACAAAATGTCGTGCAGGGAATATAAACCTCAACCTCTCTGTAACTCATTCTATAAGGACCTAACTCATGGCAGAACAACCTCCCTTCCTTCCTTTTGAAATTCCGGATCTTACATCCCGGAATATGAGAATAGGAAAAGAAGGCCTTTTGCAACGCTCCTTCTCTGTCGTTCCCGATGATTTTTTCAGAATCTATCAGAACGAACATCTCCCGTTGGAAGTCGAATTTCAACAAGAGGAAGCGCGTGCCAAAGTATTGCTCTATACAAATATCGACTGTCAAAAAGACGAATGGCAAGAGCTGGAATTCAAACGGGAAACGAGCAGAAGCTACAGATTATCATATAAGGCAAGGTTCTGCGGCAGCTATAAATTCAAATTAAAATATTCTCTTGATAACGGCAAAACCTGGTACTGGGACAGGGTTCCTTTCAGCCATGTAATTGTGGATCCGGAGGCCTTGAAGGATATCAGGATGTATACTTTGATACCGTCGGTTTCAGGTTCAATCAGCGACTGGATAGATCTTCTCCCCCACATCGCAGGGCTTGGTTTCAATGCAATTCATCTTCTGCCCATGACCAGCCTTGATTTTTCTGAAAGCCCCTATTCCGCTTACGATCTTTTTTCCATCGATAAAGCTTACGGCGGAAAAGAAAATACTTCCGGTTTTGCTGTCTTTGAAACATTTGTTGAAAGGGCCAGAGAACTGGGAATCCGGCTTTGTTTTGACCTGGTGCTCAATCACATAGGGATCAGAAGCAAAATGGTGCAACTATGCCCGGAGTGGATAGTGCCCGACAAGAGTGAAAAAGACGGTCTGAAGCGTTCCGGTTGCTGGCATATGAACTCATGGCTGAAATGGGGGGATCTTGTAAAAATATATTATGATCATCCCAATCCTGACATTCGCAGCGATATCTGGGATTATATGAACAAATATTCCCTGTTCTGGTCCCATTTCGCCCGGCTCACCGGTGGCATGATCCGACTTGACAACCTGCATTCAAGCCATGAAGGGTTTATCACGAACCTGCTTGAAGAGCTGCGCGGCGCCTATCCAGACCTGGTTGTTATGGCGGAGTTCTTTACAGATTCCAATACTATTCTGAAAAAAGCTGCTGAATGGCAGATCAATCTTTTTTTAGCCAATCAGTGGGAATACCCCTATGCTCATGATCTGCGGAATTATCTGCGTTACATTCATGGCATAGGACGGAAAGTACGCTTTTTTCTCCCCATTACCACACATGATACAGGAGTACCGGCCCAGCTTTTCGGCAAAGCAGAGGCTGCTGTGCCGCGCTATGCAGTGACAGCTCTCATGGGTACGGGACAAACCGGCATCGTTCAGGGAGTTGAATATGGGCATCCGGAGAAAATAGATTTTATCGGCAGGAAAGAAAAGTATACATTCCAGGAAAATGTGTATATCACTGAAGAAATAAGAAATATTAACCGAGTGCTTGCAGAATCATCCGTGTTTCATCAAGCCGGGAATGTGGAATTTATCGACGGCAGCCACGGCGCAGTGCTGGGCGCCTTGCGCCGCCCGGAGAAAGAACTCGACGGTGGTTATCTGATCTTTGCCAATCTTGATATTCATAATGGATATTGTTTACAGGTTAACCTTTCCTCTTTTATAAAGGATACAAATAAAATACACTTGGAGGACAGAATAAGCGGAGCCTGGTATGAATCAGAGGGTAGTGATATTAAGGTTGATATTGAGCCCTGCGGTATCAGGATATTGAGAATCGGGAATTAACAGAATAAAAAGTTAAGGAGACACTCCTTTGCCGACAGCTTCTCCCCCTTTCCCTTCCTGGCTGACCTCGTGGATGCAGACACAGAAAATTCCCCTATGGGGTGCGGCTGACCTTCACGGTTTTTCCACACCCAATGATGCACCAGGACAGGGGTTTCCATCCGCCCTTTCATGGGCTATTCCCATGAATCCCTTGATTATGGCCGGTATCCTGCAAGGCCCAAACCAGGCCTACGCTGATGAATATGCCGGAGTGAACGCCCGAATCAACGACCTGGCAGAGAGGCTGGCAGCCGAGATCAGAGACCGGGGCTTTCGAGCCAAACCTTTGGCTGCTTCAGAACGCACCGATACGGTAAATATCAAGGGAGATTTTCCTCACAAGACCGCGGCCACCCGGTCAGGAC
This window harbors:
- a CDS encoding PAS domain S-box protein: MKDKEKTKSQLAEELAEMRRRVAALEKSETDRKQAEEIYKTLAESSLAAVFIVQGGIFRFINTSAAAYVGYTPEELIGRNSDTIVHPEDREMVKRKGREILRGEDTTPYEFRMVTKEGQIRWIMQIVTPIEYEGKPAILGNAIDITERKGAEELYKTLAESSLAAVFIIQDGKFRFVNTTAMADIGYTPEELIGKDADCFIHPEDKEAVAIKTRAMLKAKDPTPYEYRIVTKQGQIMWVMQTSTYIQYEGKTAILGNAMDITEHKRAEEALRESEDKFRILAEKAIVGVYLIQDGVFKYVNPRGADILGYSVDELTMKPPKDFVAPEDWPMVREYFRQRLSGEVDSLHYELKMVKKGGEVIIVEAYGSQIIYNGQPAILGTLLDISDRKRAEEEQLHREKLQSILEMAGAICHEMNQPMQIISGYSELLLKNISEDDPIHGKLDMIHKQTQRMGSITRKLMKIKEYQTQDYAGVSRIIDINKSSGKDAE
- a CDS encoding response regulator, whose amino-acid sequence is MNEKKILVVDDEVSILDMLKDAFSSAGYTVLTAESAENAIKIFRQESIMVMFLDLNLPGMSGMELCKLIRKQNQIGIIYAFTGYSNFYGLLDCRAAGFDDFFVKPVKLDVLLKAAQEAFEKLERWEIDNYGLT
- a CDS encoding alpha-amylase family glycosyl hydrolase; the encoded protein is MAEQPPFLPFEIPDLTSRNMRIGKEGLLQRSFSVVPDDFFRIYQNEHLPLEVEFQQEEARAKVLLYTNIDCQKDEWQELEFKRETSRSYRLSYKARFCGSYKFKLKYSLDNGKTWYWDRVPFSHVIVDPEALKDIRMYTLIPSVSGSISDWIDLLPHIAGLGFNAIHLLPMTSLDFSESPYSAYDLFSIDKAYGGKENTSGFAVFETFVERARELGIRLCFDLVLNHIGIRSKMVQLCPEWIVPDKSEKDGLKRSGCWHMNSWLKWGDLVKIYYDHPNPDIRSDIWDYMNKYSLFWSHFARLTGGMIRLDNLHSSHEGFITNLLEELRGAYPDLVVMAEFFTDSNTILKKAAEWQINLFLANQWEYPYAHDLRNYLRYIHGIGRKVRFFLPITTHDTGVPAQLFGKAEAAVPRYAVTALMGTGQTGIVQGVEYGHPEKIDFIGRKEKYTFQENVYITEEIRNINRVLAESSVFHQAGNVEFIDGSHGAVLGALRRPEKELDGGYLIFANLDIHNGYCLQVNLSSFIKDTNKIHLEDRISGAWYESEGSDIKVDIEPCGIRILRIGN
- a CDS encoding epoxyqueuosine reductase, which produces MPTASPPFPSWLTSWMQTQKIPLWGAADLHGFSTPNDAPGQGFPSALSWAIPMNPLIMAGILQGPNQAYADEYAGVNARINDLAERLAAEIRDRGFRAKPLAASERTDTVNIKGDFPHKTAATRSGLGWIGRHCQLITRTYGSWIRLGTVFTDMILPCGPPVERNFCGRCTRCVAACPARALKGNAWYPGLPREDILDVQACDSWKKEHYFQYLKGHTCGICSAVCPYGLKVLKNTCFSP